The Pleuronectes platessa chromosome 13, fPlePla1.1, whole genome shotgun sequence genome includes a window with the following:
- the ndufa13 gene encoding NADH dehydrogenase [ubiquinone] 1 alpha subcomplex subunit 13 translates to MAGSKVKQDMPPSGGYAAFDYKRNLPKRGLSGYSMFGIGIGVLVFGYWRLFKWNRERRRLQIEEMEARIAMMPLLQAEQDRRTLRMLRENLEEEAVLMKDVPGWKVGESVFNTDRWVAPLTEELFNLRPREELLHKRFGFLWYV, encoded by the exons ATGGCCGGCTCCAAGGTGAAGCAGGACATGCCTCCTTCGGGAGGATATGCCGCGTTTGATTACAAGAGAAACCTCCCGAAACGAGGGCTTTCGG GATATAGCATGTTCGGCATTGGCATCGGCGTCCTGGTGTTTGGCTACTGGAGGCTATTTAAGTGGAACAGAGAAAGGAG ACGCCTGCAGATCGAGGAGATGGAAGCCAGGATAGCCATGATGCCCCTGCTGCAGGCAGAGCAAGATCGAAG GACCTTACGAATGCTGAGGGAAAATTTAGAAGAGGAGGCGGTTCTCATGAAAGACGTTCCCGGCTGGAAG GTCGGTGAGAGCGTATTCAACACAGACCGCTGGGTCGCCCCTCTGACAGAGGAGCTGTTCAACCTCCGGCCCCGTGAGGAGCTTTTGCACAAGCGATTTGGCTTCTTGTGGTACGTGTAA